Proteins co-encoded in one uncultured Draconibacterium sp. genomic window:
- a CDS encoding leucine-rich repeat domain-containing protein, with translation MNLLFLVFGYSASATHVLTLDDVFFEKHTGTIVGYNGTATDIEIPGSFTILDSVYTVTTIGELAFTNSIITNIKIPNTVTTIKRGAFWDSKLVSVTIPSSVQHIPEWCFYNTQIVNLTIPDGVVSIGEYAFANSEIISVTFGNDLDSIADNAFPNNKIATLLIPDGVEYIGKGAFGGNQIASVKLSSGLSFVSSGAFSKNKLTSITIPEGVKVIGGEAFFENNLSEVSFPNSLETIHLNAFRTNQISEIVLPERLKYIGANAFNGNQIDNVTIPDSVTYIGGGAFYGNNLSSLILPDAKKQGSVFMYWLGGEQNTRYMANTEVNKIGQSYTATFVSARYTLTLDDVDFDELTGEIKSYKTRYEIYIVIPPSFNVNGTDVAVTSIGEFAFSGDRLRSIVIPATVTSIGMGAFNNNSITMVNDQPSNGIIYARNSDGSEDRTTIISYGGTATEMDFIPQGVTTIGEFAFYGCDLTSVSLPTSIYRIHEGAFESNEFRYFALPVAEKEGYNFSHWEDSFGYIVRDLSSVSAYNNYTAQFIDASLYILTLDDVTFDETTGTITSYTNQNEKKIAIPVSFHVDGANIRVKVIGEKAFYDHQLEEVSLTAGTQTISESAFELNSISSLTLPAGITEIERAAFNNNTINQINGQASNGIIYARNEDGSEDLSTIISYGGTADVIDFIPNKVNKIEKYAFVRNQLTSVTIPKSVFFIGAGAFTENILTSFVLPDSQKEDHELNGWMDSNGYLIKANTTVTNLESQYEAMFSSLSYILKYEDVGFDESTGSITSYYNMVEKNITIPATFNVNGKIVAIKSIKKEAFDYKQLTSVNFENGIEEIGIAAFMGNSLTKISIPTSVTKIGGGAFNANQISIVSGQASNGIIYARNEDGSIDNSKIVSYGGSAKHIDFIPNNVTCIGDYAFLRCELTGVTLPKSVTEIGYKAFWYNHIMELEIPNSVTVIGEEAFYGNWLKTITIPESVTSIGVKAFDNTSINSFVLPKAEKIGFFFSHWEDSNGKSFQADATVTNLNLSYTAIFTEVNVYTIKAGDVTFNEQKGIITNFLNSTEKDIFIPASININGQEIEVKGIADSAFYNMQLNSVTIAEGIDSIGDYAFALNNLTNISILKSSQLDLPEIIKQVALNGITIPNSVSYIGAYAFYNNKLTSVTIPTGVTFIGSNAFGENQLSGFILPQVQKDGYDFNYWEDESGNRIQGNTEVNNLESSYTANLVITSVSNMLLSNFKIYPNPTTQGITVATGVDQSVPVMVFDVAGNMLLSIPIEKTGYIDLSPFAEGTYLVKYKQQTKRIIKL, from the coding sequence TTGAATTTGTTATTCCTTGTTTTTGGATATAGCGCAAGCGCAACTCATGTACTTACTCTGGACGATGTTTTTTTTGAAAAGCATACAGGTACAATAGTAGGTTACAATGGTACCGCTACCGATATTGAAATACCGGGTAGTTTTACAATTTTAGATTCTGTATATACAGTTACAACAATTGGAGAACTTGCATTTACCAATTCAATTATTACTAATATTAAAATCCCAAATACGGTTACAACTATTAAACGCGGTGCATTTTGGGATAGTAAACTTGTTTCTGTAACTATTCCATCAAGTGTTCAGCATATTCCCGAGTGGTGTTTCTATAATACCCAAATTGTTAATTTAACCATTCCCGATGGCGTAGTTTCGATTGGAGAATATGCTTTTGCAAATAGTGAGATTATTTCTGTAACATTTGGTAACGACCTTGATTCAATAGCAGATAATGCATTTCCGAATAATAAGATAGCCACTCTTTTAATTCCGGATGGAGTTGAATATATTGGAAAAGGGGCTTTTGGGGGAAATCAAATAGCCAGCGTTAAATTATCAAGCGGGCTATCGTTTGTTAGTTCTGGTGCATTTTCAAAAAACAAATTAACAAGCATTACTATTCCTGAAGGAGTAAAAGTTATTGGCGGTGAAGCGTTTTTTGAAAATAATTTATCAGAAGTTTCGTTTCCCAATAGTTTAGAAACTATCCATTTGAATGCCTTTCGAACAAATCAAATTTCAGAAATTGTATTACCTGAAAGATTAAAATATATTGGCGCAAACGCATTTAACGGAAATCAAATAGATAATGTAACTATTCCTGATAGTGTTACATATATAGGGGGAGGTGCATTTTATGGTAATAACTTAAGTAGTTTGATATTACCCGATGCAAAAAAACAAGGTAGTGTATTTATGTATTGGCTTGGTGGCGAACAAAATACCCGGTACATGGCAAATACTGAAGTAAACAAAATTGGTCAATCCTATACCGCAACTTTTGTCTCGGCAAGATATACGCTAACTCTTGATGATGTTGATTTTGATGAATTAACCGGCGAGATAAAAAGTTACAAAACAAGATATGAAATATACATTGTAATACCGCCTTCGTTCAATGTTAACGGTACCGATGTTGCTGTAACTTCAATCGGCGAATTTGCTTTTTCCGGCGATCGATTAAGAAGCATTGTAATCCCTGCAACGGTTACTTCAATTGGCATGGGAGCTTTTAATAATAACTCAATTACAATGGTAAACGATCAGCCATCAAATGGAATTATTTATGCACGAAATTCTGATGGAAGTGAAGATAGAACAACAATTATATCCTATGGCGGAACTGCGACGGAAATGGATTTTATTCCTCAAGGTGTTACAACAATTGGTGAATTTGCATTTTACGGATGTGACCTCACCAGTGTATCACTGCCAACAAGTATTTACAGAATTCATGAAGGAGCGTTTGAAAGCAATGAGTTTAGGTATTTTGCACTTCCTGTAGCCGAAAAAGAAGGATATAACTTTAGCCACTGGGAAGATAGTTTTGGTTATATCGTTCGTGATTTATCTTCTGTTTCTGCTTATAATAACTATACCGCACAATTTATCGATGCTTCCTTGTATATCCTTACTTTAGATGATGTTACATTCGACGAAACCACCGGTACCATTACCAGCTATACCAATCAAAATGAAAAAAAGATTGCCATACCGGTTAGTTTTCATGTGGATGGTGCCAATATTAGGGTAAAAGTTATAGGAGAAAAGGCTTTTTATGATCATCAACTTGAGGAAGTATCACTTACGGCAGGAACACAAACGATTAGTGAATCTGCCTTTGAGCTAAATTCGATAAGCAGCCTGACCTTACCTGCAGGAATAACAGAAATTGAAAGAGCCGCATTTAATAACAATACAATCAATCAGATAAACGGGCAAGCTTCAAACGGAATTATTTATGCGCGTAACGAAGATGGAAGCGAAGATTTGAGCACCATAATATCTTATGGAGGTACAGCCGATGTTATTGATTTTATTCCAAACAAAGTAAATAAGATCGAGAAATACGCGTTTGTCAGAAACCAATTAACAAGTGTAACAATTCCCAAAAGTGTATTTTTTATTGGAGCCGGTGCTTTTACAGAAAACATTTTAACCAGTTTTGTTTTACCTGATTCTCAAAAAGAGGATCATGAGTTAAATGGCTGGATGGATTCTAATGGTTATTTAATTAAGGCAAACACCACTGTTACCAATTTAGAATCTCAATACGAAGCTATGTTTTCGTCTTTAAGCTACATTTTGAAATATGAAGATGTGGGCTTTGATGAGTCAACAGGCAGTATTACATCTTATTACAACATGGTCGAAAAAAACATTACAATACCGGCCACTTTCAATGTGAATGGAAAAATTGTTGCTATAAAATCAATCAAAAAAGAAGCCTTTGACTATAAGCAACTAACCAGCGTTAATTTCGAAAACGGAATAGAAGAAATAGGTATAGCTGCTTTTATGGGAAATAGTTTGACAAAAATAAGTATTCCTACAAGTGTAACTAAAATAGGAGGGGGTGCTTTTAATGCCAATCAAATCAGTATAGTAAGCGGTCAGGCTTCAAACGGAATTATTTATGCACGTAACGAAGACGGAAGTATTGATAATAGCAAAATTGTATCATATGGTGGATCTGCAAAACATATAGACTTTATTCCAAACAATGTTACCTGTATTGGAGATTATGCTTTTTTAAGATGTGAATTAACAGGTGTAACCCTACCAAAGAGTGTTACCGAAATTGGATATAAAGCATTTTGGTATAACCATATAATGGAACTTGAAATCCCAAACAGTGTAACGGTTATTGGCGAAGAAGCATTTTATGGAAATTGGCTGAAAACTATAACAATTCCAGAAAGTGTTACCAGTATTGGAGTGAAGGCATTTGATAATACCAGTATAAATTCTTTTGTTTTACCAAAGGCCGAAAAGATCGGCTTTTTCTTTAGCCATTGGGAAGACTCAAACGGAAAATCTTTTCAGGCTGATGCAACAGTTACCAATTTAAATCTTTCATATACGGCAATATTTACCGAGGTAAATGTGTATACAATTAAAGCTGGTGATGTAACTTTTAATGAGCAAAAAGGGATTATTACTAACTTCTTAAATTCAACGGAGAAAGACATCTTTATTCCGGCAAGCATAAATATAAACGGACAAGAAATTGAAGTAAAAGGTATTGCCGACAGTGCCTTTTACAATATGCAACTTAATAGTGTAACTATAGCCGAAGGAATCGATTCTATTGGCGATTATGCCTTTGCTTTAAATAATTTAACCAATATCTCCATATTAAAAAGTAGCCAATTAGACTTGCCGGAAATTATTAAGCAGGTAGCATTAAATGGGATTACAATCCCAAATAGTGTTTCCTATATTGGAGCTTATGCATTTTATAACAATAAACTTACCAGTGTAACTATTCCAACAGGTGTAACCTTTATAGGTAGTAATGCATTTGGCGAAAACCAGTTAAGCGGGTTTATTCTGCCACAAGTGCAAAAGGATGGATATGATTTTAATTACTGGGAAGATGAAAGTGGAAACAGAATACAGGGAAACACAGAGGTGAATAACCTTGAAAGTTCTTATACTGCGAATTTAGTTATTACCTCTGTGTCAAATATGCTATTATCCAACTTTAAGATATACCCCAATCCAACCACTCAGGGTATTACTGTGGCTACCGGTGTTGATCAAAGCGTTCCGGTTATGGTTTTCGATGTTGCCGGAAATATGCTTTTGTCCATTCCAATTGAAAAAACGGGGTATATCGATTTAAGCCCATTTGCCGAAGGTACCTACCTGGTAAAATATAAACAGCAAACTAAAAGAATAATTAAACTGTAA
- the argS gene encoding arginine--tRNA ligase, translating to MSIESLVQTGTVEAIKSLYGADLPENQVQVQNTRKDFDGDITVVVFPFLRYSKKSPEQTAEELGTFLVENIKNVESFNVIKGFLNLVISENYWLNILKNSYSDRSFGFKPVTDESELVMVEYSSPNTNKPLHLGHIRNNLLGFSISEILKANGKKVVMTNIVNDRGIHICKSMYAWLQWGNGETPESTGMKGDHLVGKYYVEFDKHYKAEIAELVEKGISKEEAENQTPSIIAARELLRKWEAKDEETVELWKMMNNWVYAGFDVTYKTLGVGFDKIYYESDTYLVGKEEVLRGLEEGTFTKREDNSVWADLTGEGLDQKILLRSDGTSVYMTQDIGTAKMRFNDYSIDKMVYVVGNEQNYHFQVLAILLDKLGFSWGKDLYHFSYGMVELPSGKMKSREGTVVDADDLVENMVEVAREMSAELGKLDSLTGEDAENTFKMIALGALKYFILKVDPRKNMMFNPEESIDFNGNTGPFIQYTYARIKSVLRKAADQNITIDENVVVEALSSKEKDLLKRISLFSSVVEEAGENYSPAIIANYCYELVKEFNQFYHDHSILGEANDNVKNFRLVLASSVGQVVKNGMGLLGVEMPERM from the coding sequence ATGAGTATTGAAAGTTTAGTTCAGACAGGAACCGTTGAAGCAATAAAGTCTTTATACGGTGCAGATTTACCGGAAAACCAGGTACAGGTTCAGAATACCCGCAAAGATTTCGACGGCGATATAACCGTTGTGGTTTTTCCTTTTTTACGATACTCAAAAAAATCGCCTGAACAAACTGCTGAAGAACTCGGAACGTTCCTCGTTGAAAATATTAAAAACGTTGAAAGTTTTAACGTAATCAAAGGATTTTTGAATCTTGTGATTAGCGAAAACTACTGGCTGAATATTCTTAAGAATAGCTATTCTGACCGTTCATTTGGGTTTAAACCGGTTACGGATGAAAGCGAGCTGGTTATGGTTGAATATTCGTCGCCAAACACCAATAAACCGCTTCACCTAGGGCACATCAGAAACAACCTTTTGGGCTTTTCAATTTCTGAAATATTAAAAGCCAATGGTAAAAAGGTAGTAATGACCAACATTGTGAATGACCGTGGTATCCACATTTGCAAATCGATGTATGCCTGGCTACAATGGGGTAATGGTGAAACTCCTGAAAGTACTGGAATGAAAGGCGACCACCTGGTTGGAAAATACTACGTTGAATTCGACAAACATTACAAAGCCGAAATTGCAGAGCTGGTTGAAAAAGGTATTTCAAAAGAAGAAGCCGAGAACCAGACACCATCAATTATTGCAGCCCGCGAATTATTGAGAAAGTGGGAGGCAAAAGACGAGGAAACAGTTGAACTTTGGAAAATGATGAACAACTGGGTTTATGCAGGCTTCGATGTAACCTATAAAACACTTGGAGTTGGTTTCGATAAAATCTACTACGAATCGGATACTTACCTGGTTGGAAAAGAGGAGGTATTGAGAGGCCTTGAAGAAGGTACTTTTACAAAACGCGAAGATAATTCGGTCTGGGCCGATCTTACCGGCGAAGGACTCGACCAGAAAATTCTTTTACGCAGCGATGGTACTTCAGTTTATATGACCCAGGATATTGGTACCGCTAAAATGCGTTTTAACGACTATTCGATCGATAAAATGGTTTATGTAGTGGGTAACGAGCAAAACTACCATTTCCAGGTTTTGGCCATTTTGTTAGATAAGCTTGGTTTTAGCTGGGGAAAAGATTTGTACCACTTCTCTTACGGAATGGTCGAATTGCCATCAGGAAAAATGAAATCGCGTGAAGGCACTGTTGTTGACGCCGACGATTTGGTTGAAAACATGGTAGAGGTAGCACGCGAAATGTCGGCAGAGTTAGGGAAATTGGATTCGCTGACTGGAGAAGATGCCGAGAACACTTTTAAAATGATCGCCCTTGGGGCATTAAAATATTTCATTTTGAAAGTGGACCCACGTAAAAACATGATGTTTAATCCGGAAGAATCAATCGATTTTAACGGGAATACAGGTCCGTTTATTCAATACACCTATGCACGTATTAAATCGGTGCTTCGCAAAGCTGCTGATCAAAATATTACTATCGATGAAAATGTTGTTGTTGAGGCTCTTTCTTCAAAAGAAAAGGACCTGCTGAAACGTATATCCTTATTTTCATCGGTTGTGGAGGAGGCAGGCGAGAACTACAGTCCTGCAATTATTGCCAACTATTGTTACGAGCTGGTGAAAGAATTTAACCAGTTTTATCACGATCATTCGATACTTGGTGAAGCAAACGACAATGTGAAAAACTTCCGTTTGGTACTGGCTTCTTCAGTGGGGCAGGTAGTTAAAAACGGTATGGGCTTACTGGGAGTTGAAATGCCTGAAAGAATGTAA